A window of Daucus carota subsp. sativus chromosome 2, DH1 v3.0, whole genome shotgun sequence genomic DNA:
ACTCAAGCAAAGGGAATACAGCTCTTTATTATTCCTGATCAAGACAATTCTTTCGTGTAATCTCGCTAATTAACATGATGATTCTAGAAAGTATATGTTGTTACTAGTATAAGAATTGTATGTTCTTGCACCATCATCTTTGGTATAATTCATATCATATTGATATGCACAGATTGAAATCAAGCATTACTCACATGTgcaaaattatgattatttgaACACCACTATGCTGTCAATTTTGCTATTGTCCATTTTCTTATTTGCATAGATATGTCTTTGCCTTTCTTTTACAGAATAGTTTATAGAACTGATATCTGTTATGATACCAATTCTACCCAAACATCACTAAAGGGAAAGGTCCGGACTTGAAACCTCTCCTAAACCTGAGCTCAGATACCATTTTAGTAACACTTCCCAATCCAGAAGGTCTTTATTTGGAAGAAGCCACTAAACTGATCTAATATCATTGACACAAAATTTGGCTGGTCTCTGGAGAAACTAGTCTTTCTTTCATCTACGTGCTTCAGTGTGGATATGCTGTCTTTTTATTATCAGTAGGTGTATAATTCCAAGTAAATTAAATATCACAGATCACAAAAACTAATCAATATGTCATGCttaaatttcagaaaaaaaattagagaaagGAAACCTGCTGCATTGCTGACAGAAACGCTGCGGAAGTCCAGCAATCAGAGCATCTGGTGCCTTTGCATGAAATTCACATACTTTGTGCCTCCGGTGGTATGACTTGGCATTACCCATATCTGCCGTGCAGTACTCGACCTGACAACAAGCTTGCGTTGACCCTCCCCCGGCTTCTTTACTGACAGAGTAACTCTGTGCTTTTTTCTTCTCGTTATCATCTTCTTGTTCATCTTCGTcttcatatttttcttcttcatttaTTTCCTTCTTGCGCTTACCCCCTTCCTGCTTAGTGATTTCCATTTCTGCAAAGTAAGTTAGCACAGAACAGTGTGCAAGCCAAAATTGAGAAGAAAGTGGACGTTTGAAAAGTAGCAAGTGTCTCTGTGAGGACCACAATGTCATTTTCTTCTCTTCAACGtgaaatgaaattatttttaggACGGTATGTTACGTATTATCATACTACAGCATGTATACATTAATCTTGTACTGTACCACAGATCATTGGTGACTAAGATAAGTTGATCAGGTCtgtataattgaaatttataattatcaaTGGTTCTCATCAAATATTAAACTTGTTCTAAACTTCTAATTCTGCTGGTCACatactaaattttgtttttattagtgttcaattaataaaaaaataaaatttattttctcggGTCTTGAGTTCGATTCTAACTCATATCAGAAATTTCTGAAAACCGATATATACACAATCATGTTTCCACTAAGTTATAAGAGTAAAAACATGGTTACCTAACTTCGTGTTTCATATTTCTTAATGCTCCTGCATGTCCGCATCTATCACCATTTAGCTTCACATCAATGGTTATATTCTACAAATATATTGCTTAACATACAATTCATATTCTGGTCCCATTCATTAGAAGATTGTTCCTGACTAGGGGtgtaaacgagccgagccgagccgagtcgaaaaCTGCcaggctcggctcgagctcgactgaaaagttcggggctcgagttcgagttcgagttcgagttcgaccgagcttttaatttcaagttcgaagctcggctcgtaaatagttcgataagctcgagttcggctcgtaaGCTCGAATCGAGTtaccaaatattgacaaaaactcgaaatatgattggttcgactcgagttcgattcgattaaatatataaattataaataaaatattgaatatatttgtaaaaatatatctataataaaaaaaattaaaaaataatagaggctcgataaggctcgcgaaccttacgagccgagtaatttgaagctcgagctcggctcggtaaaacatTCGAATAGcccgagctcgagctcggctcgattatcaccgaatcaaattcgaatattttccGAACCAAACTCGAATAGCTCACTAatagtttggtttgtttacaccCCTATTCCTGACCATAGCTGCCACTAaccattttttattttctattccattcgtatatatgtatttaagttGTGGACGATTTGACTTGCTCCTGGAAATCACCAATTCACCATTTTTCCATGTTTGTTCAGGTGTGCGTTACCTATATCTAATTAAGGGTTACCTCTTACCAGTTGATACATATCCCCTGGCCCCTAGGTGTCTAAAGATAGATTCGGCCTCGTTTGATATTAGGACGGTATTAAAGTTTTTGGTGATAACTTGCCCTTTGTGGTATGGGCCGGGCCCGATAATCTGCTATCACTTTCATGTATGGCTCTATGGGTGACAGTGATAGATGGGTTAGGCCCGGTCCAATAAGATTCCAAGATTCCTTCGTTACGGTCTCTAATGGGCTCCTCCTATTGCAACGGGTCACCGGGCCAAGCAGCTGTTTACGGTTGTGTGGTTGTTTTAGGTCGAAAcaccaagtaataataaaatatattctaactttatattatatagGAAAATAGGATTATGcgctttatttttattttttttaatgagggAATCAAGTTTAGGGGGACTAAGTATTATaactattaattaatattatatattatatatgcagCCGTATCTTAGTCGAAGGACCACAGAATTTTTGACTGGGAATTTTGTATGGAAGTGGAACTTAAGATCCCTTGAAAACTACTCGTGTGTTGAGGAGCCTAAAATTTTTATGGCCAGTGGTTGGTAGTCGGcaccaaattatattataaaagtgttGTCTATTGTCAAGAGtagtaatattaaaaatacattgtattttatatttcaagaattataatattattaatatatttcaatctaataattaaataaataaattcactttctaaaattttttataataattatctaTCAACATAATTGTGATATTATAAAATAGCCGAATGattaaataatcaattaatcataatatcaattatttaacaaaaatttctaaaaatccCACAAATAATTAAGGATCGAGCGCGGCGAGTTAAGAAGAATTTCTTACTGACATTGCCATGTGTTTAATGAAATTGCACCGGCTTATAGAATTAAAGGCCAGTAGTTTTATGCATGAGTTGTATGAATTTGATTCTTCTACGTTTTATTCTACTTTGTCCTTCAAACTTAAGAACAGGGTGTCAATTATTAGTTGTAAAAAGATtaagatatgtatatatacatacacagttATCAAGAAGGGGAGTGGTGGAAGAAAAAGAATGGTAGGATAATGAATATGTTGGGGTGAGAAAGCAGAAGCAAGGAAAAGAAAGCATGCAAATGGTGGGAGATCTTTGTCTGCACATTCTTTTGGGTGCAATGTGACTTGTCAGCCTTTGAGGGTTCATTACATTAAGCTTTCATCTTCATCCTTCTTTGCAATGTTCTCTCTCTGGTCCTCAAACATCTTCTCATGTATGAATATCCCTGTATGATTGATTCATGGCTCTCGAGGTTGTGTTTGATATTTATCAGTTCTTTATATTAATGCTAAATTATTGGTTCTTTAAAAAGTCTAATTTATCAGGAGTAGGGTTTCTGGgattatatatacaaatgtgATAAATTTGGAACTTTATACAAGCAGAGcttggatttttttttctaacTTAAATGCCTAATGAGAAGTTAAAAGTTTAACA
This region includes:
- the LOC108209674 gene encoding squamosa promoter-binding protein 1 gives rise to the protein MTLWSSQRHLLLFKRPLSSQFWLAHCSVLTYFAEMEITKQEGGKRKKEINEEEKYEDEDEQEDDNEKKKAQSYSVSKEAGGGSTQACCQVEYCTADMGNAKSYHRRHKVCEFHAKAPDALIAGLPQRFCQQCSRFHELPEFDDSKRSCRRHLLGHNQRRRKVSYHFQGEE